Genomic window (Mycoplasmopsis citelli):
ATATTTAATTGCATAAGCTAAAGCCAATGTAGTTCCTCAACTGCCGCCGAAAAGTAGAATTTGCTTTAAATTTAGTTTTTGTCTAACTAATTCGATGTCTTCCACTAAATTTTGTGTGCTATTTTCTCTTAATTCACAATAAGGAAGACTTTTATTTGTTCCTCTCTGATGGATTAAAACTATAAAATATTTATCCAAAGGAATTAATTTTTGTAATTTTTGTGAATTAAATCCCCCGCCAGGACCTCCATGAATTACAAAAACTGGCATATTTTGTCTGTTTCCGTAAGTTTCATAATAAACTTTATGCAAATTAGTTTCTAGATAATCAAATTGAAAATTATTATTCATATGATAATTGTACTTTTTTATACAAAAAAGCAACGTAAAGACGTTGCTTAAAAATTTAATTATTTTTCATTTGGCCTTGAAAAGACATATCTACCAGTTTCAGTAACTAATATATCATCTTCAATCCTTGCTCCACCTATTCCTTCTAAATAAATTCCAGGTTCAACTGTAATAATCATTCCAGGTTCTAAAATATAATCAGATCTTGATGAAACATTCGGAAATTCGTGAACATCAATTCCAAGACCATGCCCTGTTCCGTGTAAAAAGTAATCTCCATATCCTTTTGAAATAATGTAATCACGGCAAATTTTGTCAATTTCGCTAGCTTTAATTCCTGGTTTAACATTTTTTCTACCTAAATAAGCTGCTTCTTCAACAATTTGCAAAATTTCTAACATTTTAGGATTTGCTTTATTTTTATCACCTAAAATTGTGGTTCTTGTAATATCAGCTGTATAACCTTTGTATAAAGCTCCAAAATCAACTTTCAATAAAGAATTATCTTCAATTAGTTTGTCGGTAGGGTGATGGTGTGGTTCAGCTGATGAAGCTCCTGAAGCGATAATTTCATCAAATCCTTCTTTATCTGCTCCGTGTTTTTTCATTAAGAAGTTAAGCATTGCAGCTCCTTCTTTTTCCGAAACACCAGGTTTTACTCACTGGATAAATTCTTCATATGCAGCTAAAGAAATATCGATAACTTTTTGCATTTTTTCAATTTCTTCAGCACTTTTGATAATTCTTAAATCCTGAGCATCTACTCATTGCACTTGTTGCGGTTTAACTAACGAAACAATTCGATTTTCTCAATTTTTAACTAAATAATTATTTTCTAAAACAATTGAATTGAATTTTTTATTATCAAATCATTTTTTAAGAACATCACCAGTCATTAGCACAACTTCTACATTTTTAGCATGTTTTTGACAATATTCAATATAACGAGAATCAACAAATAAGGTTGCTTTATCTTTTTCAATAACAATTAAACCATCTGATGTTTGAACTCCTGCGTACCATAATCTAGTTTGTGGAGCTTCTGAAATATAAGCATCAACTTTTAAATTTTCAAACATTTTATCTAATCTTTTTCTGTCCATTTTTCTCCTATTCATTTACTTGTTCACTAAATTATAAACTTTTAAAATAAATTATCTTATTTTAGTTTAAAAAAGCACAAAATATGTGCTTTAATTGTTGAGATTTATTTTGAAGCTAAAGCAAGCTCAACTAAAGTTTTAACCATTGCACCATCTGGTTTTGAACCTTTATTAGCTGTTCCAGCAACATCAAGGTGAATGTATTCAACATCTTCAGTAAATTCTTTTAAAAACATTGCAGCCGAAGAACTTCCAGCTCCAGCACCACTAAGATCAGTATTTTTAAGGTCTGCAACTACTGAATTTTTAATTTCTTTAGCAAACTCTTCATCTAAAGGCATTCTTCAAACAAGTTCCTTAGCTCTATCAGCTGCTTGCTTTAAATCATCTCAAGCTTTATCGGTGGTAGCTCATACTCCAGTGTATGTGTGTCCTAAAGCCACTAAAATAGCTCCAGTTAAAGTCGCTACATCCACAAGTCTTGTTGCTTTAAGTTCTCTAACAGCATATGTTAATCCATCAGCCATAACGAGTCTTCCTTCAGCATCAGTGTTATTAACTTCAACAGTTTTTCCATTCATTGAGGTTCATACTGAGTCTGGAAGAGAAGCATCCCCATTAACTCTATTATCGGTAATACACATAATAGCTGCAACATTTGTTTTAGGTTTTAATTGTGCAATTGCTTTAAGAGCACTAGCAACAAATACCGAACCAGACATATCAAATTTCATATCAAGCATTGAACGACTTGGTTTAAGTGAGTATCCTCCTGAATCAAAAGTAATTCCTTTACCTACATAAACAGTTTTTTCTTGAGATTCTGGATTTCCATTGTATTCAATAACTACAACTCTTGGTTCATAAACGCTTCCACGGTTAACCGAAAGTAAAAGCCCCATTTTTAAATCTTCAATTTGTTTTTTGTTTAAAACAGTAACTTTTAAGTTTTCATATTGAGATAAGTTTTTTTCAACTAATTCAGCAAGATACTCAGAGTTTAAAATATTTGGTGGGGTTACTTGTAAGTCTCTAGCAAAGTTAACAGCTTCTGATAAAATGGTATATTTTTCAAAAACATCTTTATATAAATTTTCGTTTGCTTGCATGAGTAGTGAAGTTTGGTATTTAGTGTCTTTTTTAAGTGTTTTAGCGTTGTAAATTTTTGCATTTACAAAATTATATGCTTCAGTAAAAGCTCTTACTACACAAGGTTCACAAACTACCCCTTTAACAAATGAATCAAGGTCCACTTGAACATTTCTGCTTTGAGAAGCAAAATAGCTTTTAGCAAATTTAAAGACAACTTCAAATTTATAATCTTTTTCTTCTCCTAAATAAACTAAAGCTTCGTTTTTATCTAGGTATTCAGTTACTGTTGAATTTTTTTCAATTAAAGTAGATGGATATTCATCGCCTTTAAAAACAGCTTTTAATAATAAGTCGTTATTTCTGACTTTATCAATTTGTTTAATTTTCATATTAATCCTTTCTAAACTATATAAATTTTACCTTTTTGAAAAATAAACCTTATAAGTTTTTAGCAAATTCTACCAAGGTTGCAACCAATACACCTTGAGGTTCACCTTTAAAATCAGCTGTACCTGCAATATCGCAGTGAATATAATCTACATCTTTAACAAATTCTTTCAAAAACATAGCCGCTTGTGAAGAATCTTGACGCACAGTTGAACTTCAGTTTAATAAATCAGCAACTTTTGAAGATTTATTCCCTTTATCATAATCTTCATGCATTGGCATTCTTCAAACTTTTTCTTTAACTTGTGAAGCAGCTTTTAAAAAAGATTTAACTTTAGCATCGCTTTGGCTAAATACTCCAGTATAAACATGTCCAAGTGAAGATAAAATAGCTCCAGTTAAAGTCGCAACATCCACAATTGTAGTTGCTTTAAGTATTTCAGCTGCATAATAAAGACCATCTGCAAGCACTAATCTACCCTCAGCATCAGTATCAGCAACTTCAACTCATTTTCCGCTCATTGATTGATAAACATTTTCTGGTAAAGAAGCATCCCCGTTAATTCTATTATCGGTAATGCACATAATTGCAGAGACATTTTTAGCTAGTTTTAATTGAGCAATTGCCTTTAGAGCATATGCAACAATTGCTGAACCAGACATATCGAATTTCATACCTTCCATATGATATCCTTTGGTGTTAACTCCTCCAGTATCAAATGTAATTCCTTTACCTACATAAACAGTTTTTTCTTGAGATTCTGGATTTCCATTGTACTCAATAACCACAACTCTTGGTTCGTGAGTACTTCCTTTATTTACCGAGAGTAAAAGCCCCATATTTAGTTGTTCAATTTCTTTTTTAGTAAGAACTTTAACTTTTAAATTTTCAATTCCTGATAAATCTGAAGCAACAAAAGAAGCTAAATTTTCACTATTTAAAAAGTTTTCTGGAGTAATTTGTAAGTTTCTTGTTGTTGTAATTGCTTCAGCAACAATAAGTAATTCTTTTAAATATTTATCATCATAATTTTGAACTAAAAGTGATAATTCTTTTTCTTCTGTTTTTTCTGATTTAAAAGTTTTTTTAAATAATTTTGCACTTCCAAAATCAGTTGATAAAACTGCAAGACGAAGAGCTTCTTCTTTATTAAATTTTTCTTCCAATGAAGCAACATCTAAAACATAATCACGATTAATTGATTTTGGAAGTTTTCTTAAGAGATTTTGAACTTCAAAGTATGAAAAATATTCTTTTTCAACATATAAATAAGCAACATTATTTGATAAATCTTCAGTAATGTGATTTTGTTTTTTAATTACAAATTCTGGGTGTGAAGAATTTTCAAATACTATCTTTAAAGCAATATTATTTTCATTTAATTTTTCTTGAATTTTAATCATTTTATTCTCCTACTGAATTTTCTTTTATAAATAATTGCAGTGATAAATTTGCACTTTCTCGATAAGCTCTAGTTAAACCACCGGCACCTAGTTTTATACCCCCGAAATATCTAACAGTTATAACTAATAAGTTATTAAGTTTTTTAATTTTTAATAATTCGTAAATTGGTCTTCCGGCAGTGTTTTTTGGTTCTCCGTCATCACTAAATCCTGCATTTTCTCGTCCATCTTCTAAAAATAAGTAAGCATAACAAATATGTCTTGCTTTTTTGTGTTCTTTAGCAATTTTTTGCAAAAAATTTTTAATTTCATTTTTATTAGATATGCGAAAAATGTATGAATAAAAAGAAGATTTTTTAACTATAAGCTCACTCCTATAATTCATATTAGTAATTATATTTATTTTATGAATATTTAAAAACTTAATTTATTGAAACTTATCTAAAATATCAAATAAATTTACCAAATAGTATAATTTCAGTAGTATAATTTTTAACTTTAAAAATTAACAAAGGAGATATATAAAAATATGAGCAAAAAATTATCAATTGAAATTAAAGATGTTGAAAAGTTACAATTTTTCATCAAAGAAACAGCACAAGAAGGTGATTATATTGATTTAAACGATCTTTTAAACAAAGATTTTACCAATATTCACTCTTTTAAAAGTGATTTAACTGAAAAATTAAAAAACATGTATAAGCAAAGTTTTTTACAAGAATATGAGCAAACAAAAAAACAAGAAAATGAAAAAACTATTTCATTAATTGAAAATAATTTAAAACTTGAATTTGAAGCAAAAAAAGAAAAAGAAATTCAAGATCAAAAAGATCAATTTACACAAGAATTAAGTAAAAAAGAATCGGAATTAGTAAAGGTAAAGAGTGATTTAGAATCTCTTAAAATTCAAAAAGAAGAGCAAGAAAAAAGAATTGATTTGATTAAAAAAGATCTTCAAAATGAAATAGAAAATCAAAAAAATATCGAAATTCAAGGACTTAAGTTTAATTATGAACAACAAATAAATCAAAAAGAAAATGAAATTGTTAAATTAAAAACTAATTTAGAAATTGAAAAAAGTAGTGCTGAACAAAAAATTAAAGATACTGTAGAAAATGAAGTTGGTAAAAGAGAAAATGATTTAATCAGACAATATGAAGAAAAATTAAGAAACGAAGTTAAAGAAAAAGAAATAAAAATTTCGTCTCTTGAACGAGAACTTAATGATTTTTCGAAAATGTCTACAAAAATGATTGGAGAAGATTTAGAAAATAAAGTTGAAGATCGACTACGTGAAATGTTTGCTCCATTTAGAGAATTTGTAAAATTTGGAAAAATTACAAAAGCCAAATCTGAAAAAAATGCTGATGAAACTTCACTTGAAGGAAAAAAAACTAAGGCTGATTTTTATGTTGAGTTTTTAAGCAAAAAAACTCAAGAATCAATTGGAAAAATTATTATTGAATGTAAATCTCAAGAATCGGACAAAGGGACCACTAAAAACTCAGACCACTTTAAAAAGCTTGAAAAAGATCGAAATAAAGAAAATGCCCATTTTGCACTTCTTGTAACTAATTTAGAAGCTAATAAAGAATTTTTTGTCTATACACCTAATGAAGATGAGTATCAAAAAATTGTAGTGTTAAGATTACCTTTTTTAGGATCTGTTCTTTCGTTATTTTATTCTTATTTTGAAAAACTTGAAATGAGTAAAATTAATGAAGAATCAGTTCAAAGAGCTCAGGCATTTATGCTTGGAGCAGAAAATATAAAGAAAGTATTTATAGATTCTTTAAAAGGATTAAAAGATAGACAAGAAGAAATTTTTAAAGCAATTAATGGATTAAGATCTCAAACTGATAAGTTAGAAAAACTAGTTGATAAAATGGTTCGAATTGATCTTAATAAAATTTATAAATCTTTAACATTTCAACGTGATTTACCTTCTGAATTTTTATTAACTAATTTTCCTGAAACATCAGAAGAAAAATTAAAAGAACTACCATATGAAGAACTTATATCAAAATAAACTCCAAAAGTTATATTAAAAGAATATTAAAATAACTTGTCTTGTTTAATCAAAATACAAGTTATTTTAATTTAATTTTTCGTACAATTGAACAATTTCACTTACATTTAGTTGTTGAATACGCACATTTTCTGAATGTTTTAGTTCTGTAAATGATTGGATAATTTTATCTTTATTGTATTTTTTCAATAATGAATATATGAGCTTTTTTCTTCGATTAGCAAAACAAAGTTTAAAAAATTCTTTGATTTCATTTCATTGAGAAGTTGAAATATTTTCTTTAAAAACTAGCGATACAATAGCTGAATCGACTTTTGGGGCCGGAGAAAAACAAGATGCTTTAACAATAAATTCTAATTTGACTTTTGCCAAATATTGGCAAGATACAGATAATTTTGAATATTCAGGAGAATTAATTGAAGCACTCATTCTTTGGGCAACTTCTTTTTGCACCATTAGCAAAACACCTTTAAATTTATCTTTGTTTTCAAAAATTTTAAATAAAATATCGGTAGTAATGTAATAAGGAATATTAGCGATAATATAAGTATTTTTAAAAGTGTTTAAATCAGCTTTTAAAAAGTCTTCATTTATAATTTTTAAGTTTTTTTGCTCTGAAAATTGAGCATTTAAAATATTTACCATATCCGAATCTATTTCGTAGCAAGTTACTTCAGAAGCATTTTTAACTAATTCTTTAGTTAATGCTCCTCTTCCAGGGCCTATTTCTAAAACTGGTTGATTGTTAAAGTCAAAAACTTCAATAATTTTATTAATAATATTTTGGTCTTTTAAAAAGTTTTGACCAAAATGTTTTTTAGCATAAATTTCCTTTTTCATACTATTTTAGGTTAAAAAGGTCTCTTAAGTTTTGATTTATTTTTGAAACAAATTTATCCATCCCCACTTTTTTTAGTCCTGCAATATAATAAGCAACAAATAAAACAGTATTTGGTTCATTGGTTTGTCCACTATAAGGATGAACTCTTAAATATGGAGAATCAGTTTCAGTTAAGATTTGATTTAAAGGTAAATATTCTATAACTTCTCTTGTTTGACTTGCACTTCCATAAGTGACTACCCCACTAAAAGAAAAATAGCAATTTAACTCTTGAAATTTTTTTGTTCATTCTAAGTTTCCGGCAAAAGTATGAAGCATTGATTTAACCTTATATTTTTTCATAATATTATAAGCATCTTGATATGCATTTCATACATCTTCTTTATCACGAATATGCACAACTATTGGTAAATTATGTTCTTGTGCAAGAATAATTTGTTTTTCAAAAGCTTGTCTTTGTAATTTGTGATCTGGACCATCATCGTAAAAATAATCAAGTCCAATTTCACCTATTGCAACAATATCTTTTTTAAGTAAAGGTAAAATTAATTTTACATCTTCAATTTGTTTAAGATCTTCAGGATGAATCCCGACAGCTGCCTTAACAATTGCATTTTTTTTAGCGAGTTCAACGACTTTATGATTTTCATCCCGATGTCCTCCATTAACAATCATAAATTCGATGTTATGAGTTTTAGCTTGATTGATAATTTCGTCAATTACTCAATCAGGATAAAATCTATTTGTAAGATGGTTATGTGCATCTATAAAGTTATTTTTTTTCTTTGCCATATTATTTTCCTAAACAAAAGTTCTTAAACATTGCATCTAAAAGATCTTCTTTATTTACATTTCCTTTGATATTTTGTAATGATTCTCACGCATCGTATAAATCAACAATAATTACATCAAAAGTCATTCCTGATTGAATTGTCAAAATTGCATTATCAATTGAAATTAATGCTTGTTTAACTAACGAAAGTTGTCTGGTGTTAGATAAAATTCGTTCATCTAAAACATTAATATTATCAAAATGAGCAACAAGAGCATTTTCTAGCTCTTGAATTTGATTTTCCTTAGCTGAAATAGAAACAAATTCTTTAGAACTTAAAATGTTTAAGTCAGCTTTATTCATTACTTTGATGTAAATTTTATTGTTTTTTGTTGCTTCTTGATAAATTAAATCATCATATTGGTTATTTTCTTGGGTTGGGTCAAAGACATGAATAACAAGATCGGCTTTTTGAATTTGTTCAAAAGATTTTGCAATTCCAATTGATTCAACTTTTTCTTTTGCTTCTCTAATTCCGGCCGTATCAACTAATTTAAATAACATTCCTTGAATTTGGTATGAAGCTTCAATTGTATCACGAGTAGTTCCGGCTATATCAGTGACAATAGCTTTATCTTCAGAAAGAAGAGCATTTAAAATACTACTTTTACCCACATTAGGTTTTCCAACTAAAGCAACTTTTACTCCTTCAAAAACATAGCGAGCATTTTCAGATAAAGAAACAATTTCTTGAAGTTGAATTTTAAGTTTGTTCAAACTTGTTAGCATAATTTGATCATCAATATTTTCTAAATCTAAATACTCAGGATAATCGATATTTACTTCACTAAGTCCAATTAAATAAGAAATATCATTAATGAATTTATCAATTAATTCGCTCGTTTTTCCGTTGAATTTGTTAATTGAGGCTTTGCTTTGCAAAGTAGTTTGAGCAAAAATTAATTCGTGAATGGCTTCAGCTTTTACTAGGTCAATTTTTCCATTTAAAAAGGCTCTGCGAGTAAATTCGCCTTTTTCAGCAAGTCTAGCTCCGTTTTTTAAAATTGTTTCTAAAACTAAATTAGTAGTTATTATACCGCCATGACAATTAATTTCTACTAAAGGTTCTCCGCAGTAATTGTTGTAAATAATTTGACCTTCTTTTTCTTTCCCGACAAACCACATTACTAAAACTTCATCAATCATCTGTGGACCATCAAAAATATGACCATAAGTAATTTCATGATCTTTACCTTGTTTCCCTTTAAAAATTTTTGAAACTATTTTGGCAGCATCTGGACCAGCAACTCTAACTATTGAAATTGGTTGGTTAACATATGAACCAGATGAAATTGCAGCAATATTATCATACATATATATTAATTTTACCTTTTAAGTTCAAAAATTGCGTATTTTGCTAAAATTTTTATATGAACATTTTGGATACTTCAATAGCAGTTTTTGGTTGGTTTACTGTTGTTTTAACAGTTGGGTTATCATTTCCGCAACTTATTAAACTTCTTAAAGAAAGAAAAACGCAAAAAGTAAATTTTTATTCTTTTTGAATTTTGCACATTGGAATTTTAACTTGAACAATTTTTGGGGTATTAAGTGATTCAACAAATCCTTTTAAGCTTCAAAATGTTGTTATTGCTGATGGTGTTTCATTATTTGTTAATGGAATTATGACTTATTTACTTTATCATTTTTATGATTTTAATTTAACAAAACCAAGTAAGCTTCCGGTAGTACTACAAAGTGTCCAAGCTAGAAAATTGCTTGCTTTTGCCGGAGTATTATTAACTTGAGTAATTGGAATTATTTTCATTAGCCTTTACTTTAGTAATTCAGCTTTTCGAATTTCTTCAAATGCGGCCACAATTTTTGCTATTATAGCTCCATCACTAACAACTTTTGCTTTTGCTCCACAACTTTATACTTCAATAAAAAACAAAAATTGAAAAGGCATCTCACCAATGATGTTTATTATTTTTGAATTAAATAACTTTTGTTGAATTGTCTTTTGAATTTTATCAATTTCAAAATATGGAGCAAATTTAGATTTAATTGGTGGATTAATTTGACAAATTGTTTCATTTATTTTGTATGGATACCAATTAAGTATGGTTATTAGATTTAATTATTTTAAAGCAAATAATTTTGCTTAATTTTAATATGGGGTTTAGTTATGAAGATGAACATATTAGATATTAAAAAAATGGCTCACGAAATTTTAAAAAACCAACAAGTTGAAAATGATTTTATCGAATATAAGAAATCTCTCACTTTTAAGGGCAGTATTTTAAAAACTGCTTGTGCATTTGCTAATAATTACATGAATAATGAAATAGGATTAATATTTATTGGAGTTGAAGAAGTAGATGATGAAAAATCGGGAATAAAAGCTATTCCTAAAATACCTATATCAGGAATAGAAAAATCTCTTTTGGAAAAAACTGAAAAAGAAGTTAAATCTCTTCTCTCTCATATAAATGTACGTCCAAAAATTAATTATCAAATAATTGCAGATAAAATTGATAATAAACATTATATTGTTATTGCTATTGAAGAATATTATAATGGACCTTACACAACAACTGAAAAAGCAGAAAAAGATGAAAATATTAGACTTAAACAAGGAAAGTATATTAGAATAGAAAGAGATTCTCGTATTCCTACAAGTTCAGAAGAATATGAACTTACAAGAAAATTTGCGAATTTGAATTTTTCTTCTAGTTGAAATGAAAAAGCTACTCTTGATGATTTAAATTGAGATTATATGAAAAATATTTAAAGGAAATTGGAGTAAAAGAAGATACATTAAACTCAACTAAGCTTGAAATAGCAAAAAATTTAGAACTTATAGATGACGGGAAACACGGTTATTATAGAGTAAAAAACTTTGCAGTTCTTATGTTTTGCGAATATCCTAAAAAGTTTATTCCTAATGCTTATGTTGAAATTACTAGAGAAGTAAATGGTACCGATAAAATAGAATCTAAGATATTTGATGGACCAATATGAACTCAAGCTCAACAAGTTTCTCAATATTTTGAAGAGAATGTATTTTCTTCATACATAATAAGAACCAATAATAAAACTGAACATAATAAAATTTATAATTATCCGCTTAATGCTTTTAGAGAATTAGCTAATAATGCTATTTTGCACAATGAGTATGATAATAATGAGAATATAAGAATTACCTTTCATAAAAAATATATTTCTTTTGTTAATCATAACAAACCACTACCACCAGTTACAATTGAATCGATGAATAAAAAAGAAACTTTTGACACAAGAAAATATTTAAATAAAAAAATAAGAGAGATGTTCAAAGATTTAAAATTAATAGAATCATTTGGAACAGGAATTCGAAGAGCTAAAAATGCATTACGTGAAAATAAATCTCCTAAAGTGGAGTTTTATCCAATAACTAATAGTGAAAATGATAATTATACAGAAGCAATAATAAGAATAAATAAGGAATTTTTAAAAAATAGTAAGAATCACGTAATTATTAATGATGAATTAATAAATAAAGAAGAAAAAAAGAAAGAAATCATTTTTTTATTAAAATCTAATCCTAAATTAACTGCAGAACAAATTTCTAATAAATTGCAAATTAACGCTATTTGACATTATTTAAATGAACTTAAAAAAGAAAATAAAATAAAAAGAGTGGGTTCAACAAAAGGTGGGGAATGAATTGTTATTGAATAAAAAAGAATAATAATTAATCAAAGAAACATCAAAGAAACATCAAAGAAACATCAAAGAAACATCAAAGAAACATCAAAGAAACATCAAAGAAACATCAAAGAAACATCAAAGAAACATCAAAGAAACATCAAAGAAACATCAAAGAAACATCAAAGAAACATCAAAGAAACATCAAAGAAACATCAAAGAAACATCAAAGAAACATCAAAGAAACATCAAAGAAACATCAAAGAAACATCAAAGAAACATCAAAGAAACATCAAAGAAACATCAAAGAAACATCAAAGAAACATCAAAGAAACATCAAAGAAACATCAAAGAAACATCAAAGAAACATCAAAGAAACATCAAATATAAATATCTTCTAAAGAACAAACAAGATAAAATGAAAAATATAATTTTAAAACCAGAATAATTCATTCATCATTTAAATTTTATTTACAAAAGATTTTTTCTATTGCAGCATTATTAAATACTAATTATATTTTCTGAGTCAAAAATTTTAGATTATTTTAATAGATTAAAAAATTCAAATTTCATATGAACTTGTAAAGCTAGGCAATAAAATCTAAAATTAAGTGGTTCATATGAATTTTATATGTTTTAGTTATTATCTTTGTAAAATAAACTACAAATAAACTACAAATAAACTACAAATAAACTACAAATAAACTACAAATAAACTACAAATAAACTACAAATAAACTACAAATAAACTACAAATAAACTACAAATAAACTACAAATAAACTACAAATAAACTACAAATAAACTACAAATAAACTACAAATAAACTACAAATAAACTACAAATAAACTACAAATAAACTACAAATAAACTACAAATAAACTAGATAATAACTTCTATTAATTAAATTAATATATATCACAAAATAAATTTAAAATCGCATTTTGAAATGCGATTTTTGTTCTATTTTAAAATATAAAGGCCTTAAAACAAAAGCAATTTTTAAAGTTTTTATCAAATAGTCTTTTTGTATAATAATATATAAAGAAATTAAATTTTTAATTATTTAAAAATCCACAATAAATCATTTTAAGGAGAAAGAAGTGACAAAAGACACCAGCAAAAGACACAATCTATAGAATCCCTTATTGAATTCACATTTAATGGAATGTTAATAAAGGATTATGGATTAGATGTTAAGTTAGAGCAAGAAAGTCTAAATTT
Coding sequences:
- a CDS encoding ATP-binding protein, with translation MRLYEKYLKEIGVKEDTLNSTKLEIAKNLELIDDGKHGYYRVKNFAVLMFCEYPKKFIPNAYVEITREVNGTDKIESKIFDGPIWTQAQQVSQYFEENVFSSYIIRTNNKTEHNKIYNYPLNAFRELANNAILHNEYDNNENIRITFHKKYISFVNHNKPLPPVTIESMNKKETFDTRKYLNKKIREMFKDLKLIESFGTGIRRAKNALRENKSPKVEFYPITNSENDNYTEAIIRINKEFLKNSKNHVIINDELINKEEKKKEIIFLLKSNPKLTAEQISNKLQINAIWHYLNELKKENKIKRVGSTKGGEWIVIE
- a CDS encoding PQ-loop domain-containing transporter, producing the protein MNILDTSIAVFGWFTVVLTVGLSFPQLIKLLKERKTQKVNFYSFWILHIGILTWTIFGVLSDSTNPFKLQNVVIADGVSLFVNGIMTYLLYHFYDFNLTKPSKLPVVLQSVQARKLLAFAGVLLTWVIGIIFISLYFSNSAFRISSNAATIFAIIAPSLTTFAFAPQLYTSIKNKNWKGISPMMFIIFELNNFCWIVFWILSISKYGANLDLIGGLIWQIVSFILYGYQLSMVIRFNYFKANNFA
- a CDS encoding AlbA family DNA-binding domain-containing protein; the encoded protein is MKMNILDIKKMAHEILKNQQVENDFIEYKKSLTFKGSILKTACAFANNYMNNEIGLIFIGVEEVDDEKSGIKAIPKIPISGIEKSLLEKTEKEVKSLLSHINVRPKINYQIIADKIDNKHYIVIAIEEYYNGPYTTTEKAEKDENIRLKQGKYIRIERDSRIPTSSEEYELTRKFANLNFSSSWNEKATLDDLNWDYMKNI
- the mnmE gene encoding tRNA uridine-5-carboxymethylaminomethyl(34) synthesis GTPase MnmE, with the protein product MYDNIAAISSGSYVNQPISIVRVAGPDAAKIVSKIFKGKQGKDHEITYGHIFDGPQMIDEVLVMWFVGKEKEGQIIYNNYCGEPLVEINCHGGIITTNLVLETILKNGARLAEKGEFTRRAFLNGKIDLVKAEAIHELIFAQTTLQSKASINKFNGKTSELIDKFINDISYLIGLSEVNIDYPEYLDLENIDDQIMLTSLNKLKIQLQEIVSLSENARYVFEGVKVALVGKPNVGKSSILNALLSEDKAIVTDIAGTTRDTIEASYQIQGMLFKLVDTAGIREAKEKVESIGIAKSFEQIQKADLVIHVFDPTQENNQYDDLIYQEATKNNKIYIKVMNKADLNILSSKEFVSISAKENQIQELENALVAHFDNINVLDERILSNTRQLSLVKQALISIDNAILTIQSGMTFDVIIVDLYDAWESLQNIKGNVNKEDLLDAMFKNFCLGK